One Desulfobulbus oligotrophicus DNA segment encodes these proteins:
- a CDS encoding sigma 54-interacting transcriptional regulator, producing the protein MAHSHKILLVDDEIDLLRLWKLRLQSKNYDVAVAASGEEALATFSAFKPDVVLTDLRMPGIDGLALFEAIRNLNKSVPVIIITAHGSIPEAVEATRQGVFSFLTKPIEGSALLKEVAKAIEVTGGGGEIVGERDEWRQGIVSQSAIMEELLSRAKLVAETDATVLIRGESGTGKELLAIAIHKASQYKDGPFIPVNCTAIPETLLESELFGHVKGSFTGAVKSYAGLFQSADNGTLFLDEIGDMPLHIQVKLLRVLQDRQIRPVGSSQPVPVNVRIISATHKNLEEAIRENTFREDLFYRLNVVSLELPPLHRRKEDIPLLAEHFAALLTEKRDGQEKRFTPEAMQILVEAEWPGNIRQLFNVVENAVALATSSLISKDLLYDAIKQHQKKILPLSEAKRQFEQQYLIQLLQTTQGNVSQAARLAQRNRTDFYKLLNRHHIVPSLYKD; encoded by the coding sequence ATGGCGCACTCGCACAAGATTTTATTGGTGGACGACGAAATAGATCTGTTGCGTTTATGGAAATTACGTCTCCAGAGCAAAAATTACGATGTTGCTGTTGCTGCCAGTGGAGAAGAGGCATTGGCTACATTTTCGGCATTTAAACCCGATGTGGTGCTTACAGATCTTCGTATGCCGGGGATCGATGGTCTGGCCTTGTTTGAAGCTATCCGCAATTTAAACAAATCAGTTCCTGTTATTATTATTACAGCCCACGGTTCAATTCCGGAAGCGGTTGAGGCAACGAGGCAGGGTGTCTTTTCCTTCTTAACCAAACCGATTGAAGGATCTGCACTGTTAAAGGAGGTTGCCAAGGCTATTGAGGTCACTGGTGGTGGAGGCGAGATTGTCGGAGAGCGCGATGAATGGCGGCAGGGGATTGTCAGCCAGAGTGCGATCATGGAGGAGTTGCTCTCCCGGGCAAAGCTTGTCGCTGAGACTGACGCCACAGTACTCATCCGTGGTGAGAGCGGTACAGGCAAAGAGCTGCTGGCCATTGCTATTCACAAGGCCAGTCAATATAAAGACGGTCCTTTTATACCGGTCAACTGCACTGCCATTCCGGAAACTTTGCTTGAATCAGAGTTGTTCGGTCATGTTAAAGGCTCATTTACCGGCGCCGTAAAGAGCTATGCCGGTCTGTTTCAATCGGCCGATAACGGGACGCTGTTTCTTGATGAAATCGGCGACATGCCGCTGCATATCCAGGTGAAACTTTTGCGGGTTCTGCAGGATCGGCAGATTCGACCCGTGGGCAGTTCACAGCCGGTACCGGTCAATGTTCGCATTATTTCGGCAACCCACAAAAATCTGGAAGAGGCTATTCGGGAAAACACCTTTCGTGAAGATCTGTTTTACCGGCTCAATGTCGTCAGTTTGGAGCTGCCACCTCTCCACAGGCGGAAAGAGGATATTCCGCTGCTGGCCGAACATTTTGCGGCTCTTCTGACTGAAAAAAGGGATGGTCAGGAAAAGCGATTTACACCTGAAGCCATGCAGATTCTTGTTGAGGCCGAATGGCCGGGAAATATCAGGCAGCTCTTTAATGTAGTGGAAAATGCAGTTGCTTTAGCCACCTCATCGCTGATAAGCAAGGATCTGCTGTACGACGCCATTAAACAGCATCAGAAGAAAATCCTGCCTCTCTCCGAAGCCAAGAGACAGTTCGAGCAGCAGTATCTCATTCAGCTGCTGCAAACAACCCAGGGTAATGTCTCTCAGGCTGCACGTTTAGCACAGCGTAACAGGACAGATTTTTATAAATTACTGAATCGGCATCATATTGTACCGTCTCTTTATAAAGACTGA
- a CDS encoding 4'-phosphopantetheinyl transferase family protein, with translation MKTTTYPSSTRHYLEVLLADIRTISTRWQMFAPFSCYLALLNLHLLRPLLERDRTENLLTCLLSPAELNIFHGFSYDKRQLEWLGGRIAAKYALQAMSCSTTPAPHMYSILPDRHGRPHIAQKPTGCPAVTVSIAHSSGYAAALACSKGSCGVDIQQKTPTLYRVQKRFAQKEELQAFDPSPLPPLTRLGLLWSAKEAVKKCFLPDHPSFLSAIRFTSAYSEQNNKIWIGQCSLSHTAHDHATVRMGEMDQHLIACTWGENNA, from the coding sequence GTGAAGACAACTACTTATCCATCGTCAACCCGGCATTACCTTGAGGTGCTCCTTGCCGACATACGGACAATAAGCACAAGATGGCAGATGTTCGCCCCTTTTTCCTGTTACCTGGCATTGCTCAATCTGCATCTGCTCCGACCACTACTGGAACGGGACAGAACAGAGAATCTACTCACCTGTCTGCTGAGTCCGGCTGAATTGAATATCTTTCATGGCTTCAGCTATGATAAACGCCAGCTGGAATGGCTGGGTGGGCGCATTGCAGCCAAATACGCTTTACAGGCCATGAGCTGTTCCACAACCCCTGCCCCGCACATGTACTCCATCCTTCCAGACAGACACGGCAGGCCGCACATAGCCCAGAAACCGACGGGATGCCCAGCTGTTACCGTCTCCATTGCTCACAGTTCAGGCTATGCAGCAGCTCTTGCCTGTAGCAAAGGATCGTGCGGGGTCGACATCCAACAGAAAACACCCACCTTGTACAGAGTACAAAAACGATTTGCCCAAAAGGAAGAGCTACAGGCCTTTGATCCATCTCCACTACCACCACTAACCCGCCTCGGCCTGCTATGGTCAGCCAAGGAAGCCGTCAAAAAATGTTTCCTGCCGGATCACCCTTCATTTCTCAGCGCTATCAGGTTTACGTCGGCGTACTCTGAACAAAACAATAAGATCTGGATCGGACAGTGCAGCCTCAGCCATACAGCCCATGATCATGCCACTGTGCGGATGGGGGAAATGGATCAACACCTGATCGCCTGTACCTGGGGAGAGAATAATGCCTGA
- a CDS encoding sigma-54-dependent transcriptional regulator produces MSFVESAAPRLRVLVVDDDHYLLAAIKQTLMLHGYTVHTFANPVEALVSVGEHSFVAVLADIRMPEMSGMVLLERILELDVDLPVILMTGHGDITMAVEAVKKGAYDFLQKPVDEDIILTTLTRAIERRQLVLDNRRLEQQLHASRASRSRFYGLIGSHPSMLNLYDLIETIGRETDPVLIAGETGTGKELVARAIHTIGSNEGSPYVAVNMGALPVEMIESELFGHEKGAFTGATHRKIGKFEYAGDGTLFLDEICSMPFHLQAKLLRVLEDRTFTRLGGNSAISLRARIVTATNRDLQAEVDREAFRQDLYFRLNVLPVHLPPLRERRDDIPLLVDYFWNEYRDEQEGAVEPYTPALVRQLMEREWPGNVRELRNFVRRCCVFGKPEAVSCEQTVTGIPQSVMASPLKEYMGRQEQLYVEQVLVHVKGQVNAACAIMGISRKSLYDKINRHGINLQDFRKKEVNRKQSD; encoded by the coding sequence ATGAGCTTCGTGGAATCTGCTGCGCCAAGGCTTCGCGTTTTGGTTGTTGATGATGACCATTATCTTTTGGCAGCGATCAAACAGACCCTTATGCTGCATGGCTATACTGTGCACACCTTTGCGAACCCTGTTGAGGCGTTGGTAAGTGTTGGTGAGCACAGTTTCGTTGCAGTTCTGGCAGATATTCGTATGCCGGAGATGAGTGGGATGGTGCTGCTGGAGCGAATTCTTGAGCTGGATGTGGATCTTCCGGTTATTCTCATGACCGGCCATGGTGATATCACAATGGCTGTGGAGGCGGTGAAAAAGGGAGCTTATGATTTTCTGCAAAAACCGGTGGATGAAGACATCATTCTGACCACTTTGACAAGGGCTATCGAGCGAAGACAACTGGTGCTGGACAACCGCCGGCTCGAGCAGCAGCTGCATGCCAGCCGGGCCAGTCGTTCCCGATTTTATGGTCTCATCGGCAGTCATCCGTCCATGCTTAATCTCTACGATCTCATTGAGACCATTGGCCGGGAAACTGATCCTGTGCTGATTGCAGGTGAAACCGGAACCGGAAAAGAGCTGGTTGCTCGTGCTATCCACACCATAGGGTCTAATGAAGGCAGCCCTTACGTTGCCGTGAATATGGGGGCGCTGCCCGTAGAGATGATCGAGTCCGAGCTGTTCGGCCATGAGAAGGGGGCTTTTACCGGTGCCACCCATCGTAAGATTGGAAAATTTGAATACGCCGGTGATGGAACACTTTTTCTTGATGAGATCTGTTCCATGCCTTTTCACTTACAGGCCAAGCTCTTACGTGTTCTTGAAGATCGTACCTTCACGCGGCTGGGCGGGAACAGTGCCATTTCTTTAAGAGCACGAATTGTAACCGCTACAAACCGTGATCTGCAGGCCGAGGTGGATCGAGAGGCGTTTCGACAGGATCTATACTTTCGTCTCAACGTGTTGCCTGTTCACCTGCCACCTCTGCGGGAACGAAGGGATGATATTCCCCTATTGGTTGATTATTTCTGGAATGAGTATCGAGACGAACAAGAGGGGGCAGTGGAGCCATACACACCGGCTTTGGTCCGCCAGTTGATGGAGCGGGAATGGCCCGGTAATGTCCGTGAATTACGCAATTTTGTGCGCCGATGCTGTGTGTTCGGTAAACCTGAAGCAGTCAGCTGCGAGCAAACGGTCACAGGTATACCTCAATCTGTTATGGCTTCCCCTCTGAAGGAGTACATGGGCAGACAGGAGCAACTGTATGTGGAACAGGTTCTCGTGCATGTTAAGGGACAGGTCAATGCTGCCTGTGCAATAATGGGAATATCCCGGAAAAGTCTGTACGATAAAATTAACAGACACGGGATCAATCTTCAGGACTTCAGAAAAAAAGAGGTTAACCGGAAGCAGTCCGATTAA
- a CDS encoding VanZ family protein, whose amino-acid sequence MHTRVVFSPHFRYFLLLLLLIGAPFFFWGGPGYYSSRSFQAAWDTGHIFYFMVFTYWLHQCLRTRGKEFSPPAEFFFIFFIVLFLGITVEVLQTLGSSRSPDMGDVVRNQLGCLLVYSFIARTGILARYWLRICVRFGVVSAILIAVWPLTRALIDEYLARQQFPVLADFETPFERYRWNHSDQLQTGSDIVRHGHRAARVQLSTNQYSGVALFYFPHDWRGFQTLHFSVYNPKKTPLMLNARIHDVHHKKHGLEYSDRYNQGFDIESGWNDLVIPLDKVAAAPKGRTMDMQHIEGFGLFVIQQPCAQVIYLDNVYLGPSPGK is encoded by the coding sequence TTGCACACAAGGGTAGTCTTCTCCCCACATTTTCGTTATTTTTTGCTGCTCTTATTGCTGATAGGTGCCCCTTTCTTCTTTTGGGGTGGGCCAGGATACTATTCTTCCCGTTCGTTTCAAGCTGCATGGGATACAGGGCATATCTTTTATTTTATGGTGTTCACATACTGGCTGCATCAATGTTTACGGACCAGGGGAAAAGAATTTTCTCCGCCTGCTGAGTTCTTTTTTATTTTTTTCATCGTTCTCTTTCTTGGAATAACTGTAGAGGTTTTACAGACGCTTGGAAGCAGCCGATCTCCGGATATGGGAGATGTCGTACGTAACCAGCTGGGGTGCTTACTCGTTTATTCTTTTATTGCTCGAACGGGAATTCTGGCACGTTATTGGCTAAGGATATGTGTGCGGTTTGGGGTGGTCAGTGCGATTCTGATTGCTGTATGGCCACTGACCAGAGCATTGATTGACGAGTATCTGGCACGACAACAGTTTCCCGTTCTTGCTGATTTTGAGACACCCTTTGAACGATACAGGTGGAATCATAGTGATCAGTTGCAGACCGGATCCGATATCGTTCGCCACGGTCACCGGGCGGCTCGGGTCCAGTTGTCGACAAACCAATACTCGGGAGTAGCGCTTTTTTATTTCCCCCATGACTGGCGTGGGTTTCAAACCCTGCATTTCAGCGTGTACAATCCTAAAAAAACACCACTCATGCTGAATGCCCGTATCCATGATGTGCACCATAAAAAACACGGACTGGAATATAGTGACCGCTATAATCAGGGGTTTGATATCGAATCCGGTTGGAACGATCTTGTTATTCCACTTGACAAGGTCGCGGCGGCACCTAAAGGGCGAACAATGGACATGCAACATATCGAGGGATTCGGTTTGTTTGTGATCCAGCAGCCCTGTGCTCAGGTAATTTACTTGGATAATGTCTACCTCGGCCCCAGCCCTGGTAAGTGA
- the mutM gene encoding bifunctional DNA-formamidopyrimidine glycosylase/DNA-(apurinic or apyrimidinic site) lyase: MPELPEVEVVRRGLLSFLPGRIVTAVAVGKHHLRRPIPTHLLTRHIQGQTFLTIDRRAKYLLLRMTGGATLVIHLGMTGKLSVVPKSTTLHKHDHLRLSLNSDRELRLNDSRRFGTVMVWPAAEAVASEGLFFAQTGIEPFDPGFTSDHLYTLACRRKLPVKSLLMNSRLIAGIGNIYANEILFAARIHPATPAQFLNRQDWQRIIVATQRILQEAIEAGGSTIGDFLNASGHPGYFQFHFAVYRQEGSACSVCAQPTVKMTLAGRATYFCPACQPLQHKMSQKRD, from the coding sequence ATGCCTGAACTACCGGAAGTTGAAGTTGTCCGTCGCGGTTTACTGTCATTCCTTCCCGGCAGAATTGTGACCGCGGTTGCTGTGGGCAAACATCATCTACGCCGCCCCATCCCCACCCACCTGCTCACCAGACATATTCAGGGACAGACTTTTCTCACGATTGACCGTCGAGCCAAATATCTCTTACTGCGGATGACAGGCGGGGCAACTCTGGTCATTCATCTGGGGATGACCGGCAAACTGTCTGTAGTACCGAAGTCAACAACTCTTCACAAACACGACCACCTCCGACTGTCTCTCAACAGCGACAGAGAGCTTCGGCTCAATGACAGCCGACGATTCGGCACTGTTATGGTGTGGCCGGCAGCAGAAGCCGTTGCCAGTGAAGGTCTATTTTTCGCTCAAACAGGTATTGAACCCTTTGACCCCGGTTTCACAAGTGACCACCTGTACACTCTTGCCTGCAGGCGCAAGCTGCCGGTTAAATCCTTACTCATGAACAGCCGGCTTATTGCCGGTATTGGCAATATCTACGCTAATGAAATCCTGTTTGCTGCCCGGATTCACCCTGCAACTCCAGCTCAATTTTTAAATCGGCAAGACTGGCAACGCATCATTGTTGCGACTCAGCGGATTTTACAGGAAGCCATTGAAGCCGGTGGCTCGACCATCGGCGACTTTCTCAATGCCAGCGGCCATCCCGGGTATTTTCAATTTCATTTCGCAGTATACCGCCAGGAGGGTTCCGCCTGCTCTGTTTGTGCGCAACCCACCGTTAAAATGACCCTGGCAGGAAGAGCAACCTATTTCTGCCCGGCCTGTCAACCACTTCAACACAAAATGTCGCAAAAAAGAGACTAG
- a CDS encoding mannose-1-phosphate guanylyltransferase/mannose-6-phosphate isomerase → MAIQPIILAGGTGSRLWPLSRELYPKQVISLTGERSLLQTTIHRVVQLENTLPPLIVVGEDHRFLAKSQLEDLGIPLDVRILLEPHGKNTAPAICGAAAYVSSQGRGGDVLLVLPADHLILKPKEFEVAVREAAELARQGRIVTFGIVPDHPETGYGYIAKGEGYAVASFVEKPDLATAEQYYASGGYLWNSGMFAFTADTLLSEMQIHAPDIVAAMTESIAAGQGDGLFFRFGDTAMAACPSDSIDYALMEKTKLAAVVQADLGWSDIGSWRALWEVSVKDELGNVVHGDVLLEDVQDSLIRSEHTLVAAVGLDSTMVVETADAVLVAPLDRSQDVKKIVDKLKYNKRGEYHVHRTVFRPWGSYTTLEIQERFQIKRITVNPGASLSLQMHHHRHEHWVVVTGTAKVQRGEQTILLKEDESTYIPSCTVHRLENPGVIPLELIEVQIGSYLGEDDIVRFDDEYGRVSK, encoded by the coding sequence GTGGCAATTCAACCCATTATTTTGGCCGGTGGAACCGGTTCCCGGCTGTGGCCGCTCTCCCGGGAACTCTACCCTAAGCAGGTTATCAGCCTAACAGGGGAACGGTCACTTTTGCAGACCACTATCCATCGGGTGGTGCAACTTGAAAATACATTGCCGCCGCTGATCGTTGTCGGTGAAGATCACCGGTTTTTAGCAAAGAGCCAGCTGGAAGATCTGGGTATTCCATTGGATGTTCGTATTCTTCTGGAACCTCACGGTAAAAATACTGCTCCTGCCATTTGCGGGGCAGCAGCCTATGTGAGCAGCCAGGGACGCGGTGGTGATGTCCTGCTGGTGTTGCCGGCAGATCACCTGATTCTTAAACCAAAGGAATTTGAAGTCGCAGTGCGTGAGGCAGCAGAGCTGGCCCGGCAGGGCCGGATTGTGACTTTTGGTATTGTGCCGGATCATCCGGAAACAGGATACGGGTACATTGCAAAAGGAGAGGGGTATGCGGTGGCCAGTTTTGTAGAAAAACCCGATCTTGCCACTGCTGAGCAGTATTACGCCAGCGGCGGTTACCTGTGGAACAGCGGCATGTTTGCCTTTACCGCAGATACGCTTTTAAGTGAAATGCAGATTCATGCCCCTGATATTGTCGCTGCCATGACGGAATCCATTGCCGCGGGTCAGGGAGACGGTCTGTTTTTCCGTTTTGGAGACACGGCCATGGCTGCCTGCCCTTCTGACTCTATTGATTATGCATTGATGGAGAAGACGAAGCTGGCAGCAGTGGTCCAGGCTGATCTGGGTTGGAGTGATATCGGTTCATGGCGTGCCCTCTGGGAGGTGAGTGTAAAGGACGAGCTGGGGAACGTTGTGCATGGAGATGTGCTGCTTGAAGATGTGCAGGATTCACTTATTCGCTCTGAACACACTCTGGTGGCCGCCGTGGGCCTGGACAGCACCATGGTGGTGGAAACCGCAGATGCCGTTCTTGTGGCTCCCCTGGATCGATCCCAGGATGTGAAAAAGATTGTTGACAAGTTAAAGTACAACAAGCGGGGTGAATATCATGTGCACCGGACGGTGTTTCGGCCATGGGGAAGCTACACCACGCTTGAGATACAAGAACGCTTTCAGATCAAACGAATTACAGTAAACCCCGGCGCGAGCCTTTCCCTGCAGATGCATCATCACCGGCATGAGCACTGGGTGGTGGTGACAGGGACGGCAAAGGTGCAGAGAGGTGAGCAGACGATTTTGCTGAAAGAGGATGAGTCAACGTATATCCCGAGCTGCACAGTCCATCGGTTGGAAAATCCCGGGGTTATTCCTCTGGAGTTGATTGAAGTTCAGATCGGCAGTTATCTCGGTGAGGATGACATCGTTCGCTTTGACGATGAATATGGACGGGTCAGCAAGTAG
- a CDS encoding phosphohexomutase domain-containing protein produces MKSLPACFTAYDVRGKIPDTFDEQIAQRIARAFVDYYQIRKVVVGRDMRLSSPLLAGTIVAGLLEQGVDVVDLGLCGTEEVYHAVFSRAEEGVAGGIMITASHNPAEYNGMKFVQRDARPVSVDSGLLEIARMATDPHRQEMVAAHRADKAGSYIQTTNKDAYLRHLLTSVDCRAMRPMKVVVNGGNGCAGPIIDLLAPHLPFTFIRLQHEPDGNFPNGVPNPLLPEKREVTAQAVREHRADLGIAWDGDFDRCFLYDENGRFIEGYYIVGLLAEMLLQHHPGSTILHDPRLVWNTREIVQHCGGNPVMTRTGHAFIKENMRLHNAVYGGEMSAHHYFRDFGYCDSGMLPWLLVCELMSTRATPLSALCDARMAAYPVSGEINSAVRDPDQVIAAIEKHYPNGVVDRTDGLSIEYPAFRFNVRRSNTEPLLRLNVETKGDEELLRQITADVLHIIRS; encoded by the coding sequence ATGAAATCCTTGCCCGCCTGTTTTACCGCCTATGATGTTCGTGGTAAAATTCCTGATACTTTTGATGAACAGATTGCACAACGAATAGCCCGTGCCTTTGTCGATTACTATCAGATTCGCAAGGTGGTTGTTGGTCGGGATATGCGCCTGAGCAGTCCATTACTTGCCGGGACCATTGTGGCCGGACTGCTGGAGCAGGGTGTGGATGTTGTTGATTTAGGCCTGTGCGGTACCGAAGAGGTTTACCACGCTGTCTTCAGTCGAGCTGAAGAGGGGGTGGCTGGTGGTATTATGATCACCGCCAGCCATAATCCTGCAGAGTATAACGGGATGAAATTTGTCCAGCGTGACGCCCGTCCTGTTTCTGTTGATTCTGGTTTGCTGGAGATTGCCAGGATGGCAACCGATCCTCACCGGCAGGAAATGGTGGCCGCGCACAGGGCGGACAAAGCGGGAAGTTACATTCAGACAACGAATAAAGACGCCTATCTTCGCCATCTGTTGACCTCTGTTGACTGCCGGGCAATGCGACCGATGAAGGTGGTGGTCAATGGAGGGAACGGCTGTGCCGGACCGATTATCGATTTACTGGCCCCTCACCTGCCCTTTACCTTTATCCGTCTTCAACACGAACCGGATGGAAATTTCCCCAATGGAGTGCCGAATCCACTGCTCCCGGAAAAACGTGAAGTCACTGCTCAGGCTGTACGTGAACATCGGGCTGATCTTGGTATTGCCTGGGACGGTGACTTTGATCGCTGTTTCCTCTACGATGAAAACGGTCGCTTTATTGAGGGGTATTATATAGTCGGTCTTTTGGCGGAGATGCTGCTCCAGCATCATCCTGGTTCCACTATCCTGCATGATCCCCGACTGGTATGGAACACCAGAGAGATTGTTCAGCATTGCGGAGGAAACCCGGTGATGACCCGCACTGGTCATGCCTTTATCAAAGAAAACATGCGACTTCACAATGCTGTTTACGGCGGCGAGATGTCGGCGCACCATTATTTCCGCGATTTTGGTTACTGTGATTCAGGAATGCTTCCCTGGTTGTTGGTCTGTGAACTGATGAGTACCCGTGCTACACCCCTGTCAGCCTTATGTGATGCCCGTATGGCTGCCTATCCGGTGAGCGGTGAGATCAATTCAGCTGTACGGGATCCTGATCAGGTCATTGCCGCCATCGAAAAACACTATCCGAACGGTGTGGTGGACAGGACAGACGGTTTGTCCATTGAATACCCGGCCTTTCGTTTTAATGTTCGTCGCTCAAATACAGAGCCGCTTTTGCGGCTGAATGTGGAGACGAAAGGCGATGAGGAACTACTGCGTCAAATAACTGCAGATGTACTGCATATAATCCGTTCATGA
- a CDS encoding sensor histidine kinase, which translates to MNRLYHPRSFLSLLLTGFIFAALPLIVALISSIHILNGMVQQSAVAVYRSVARIDSCRKVSDLLLRQERSARLFAVLEEREHLEDVEVRHHEVVDLLRQFAGLNTDNELAPLIEELRVKEQRVVTALLESGGPLDTVAADQETVLNEHMTIGELLVVSTEHEDAEGQGAKKLRLEAIFDEYVGIGELVSKLELISNHLMAQEVEALKDRVRVNKTTLAWQVSGLIGFSVLLVVLFISLINNPVRQFDRVIERLGEGDFSTPIQISGPRDLENLGAKLDWLRKRLQVLDREKAKMLAHISHELKTPLSSIKEGAGLLKDRLIGPLNDNQVEVVGILDNNCRKLQKLIQDILDFNMAQVRELPMDLEQIQIDRLVEEVTEDHRNAMLARNIQLTMDLRSLLVTATPKQLKTAIDNLLGNAVKFTPDYGSISITMSEKGGYLQLVIEDTGPGISAEDRAQVFLPFYQGTQKSRSAVKGSGLGLAVSKEYIESCGGTLRLLPSLQGARFEVSLPCV; encoded by the coding sequence GTGAATCGGCTTTATCATCCGCGTTCATTTTTATCATTACTGTTAACGGGTTTTATTTTTGCGGCTTTGCCGCTGATTGTCGCACTGATCAGCTCTATCCATATTCTTAACGGTATGGTCCAGCAGAGCGCGGTGGCAGTATATCGGTCTGTGGCCCGCATCGATAGCTGCAGAAAGGTGAGCGATCTGCTGCTTCGGCAGGAACGATCAGCACGGCTGTTTGCGGTTTTAGAAGAAAGAGAGCACCTGGAAGATGTCGAGGTGCGACACCATGAAGTGGTTGATTTGCTTCGACAGTTTGCAGGACTGAATACAGATAATGAGCTTGCGCCATTGATCGAAGAATTGCGGGTAAAGGAACAGCGAGTGGTCACGGCTCTGCTTGAAAGCGGTGGTCCTCTGGACACTGTCGCTGCCGATCAGGAGACAGTGCTCAATGAGCATATGACAATCGGTGAGCTGCTGGTTGTTTCAACTGAACATGAAGACGCTGAAGGTCAGGGGGCGAAAAAACTTCGGCTGGAGGCGATATTTGATGAGTACGTGGGCATTGGTGAGCTTGTCAGCAAGTTGGAACTTATAAGCAATCATCTGATGGCACAAGAGGTGGAGGCGCTCAAGGACCGGGTTCGGGTGAACAAAACCACGTTGGCCTGGCAGGTTTCCGGATTGATCGGTTTTAGTGTGCTTCTTGTGGTCCTGTTTATCTCTCTCATCAACAACCCGGTGAGGCAGTTCGATCGTGTTATTGAGCGCCTGGGCGAGGGAGATTTTTCCACACCGATCCAGATCTCCGGACCCCGTGATTTGGAGAATCTTGGCGCAAAACTCGATTGGCTGCGCAAACGGCTCCAGGTCTTGGACCGGGAGAAGGCGAAGATGCTGGCCCATATCTCCCATGAATTAAAGACACCGTTGTCCTCTATCAAGGAGGGGGCAGGGTTATTAAAAGATAGGTTGATCGGGCCGCTGAATGACAATCAGGTTGAGGTTGTTGGTATTCTTGATAATAATTGCAGGAAACTGCAGAAACTTATTCAGGATATATTGGATTTTAACATGGCGCAAGTTCGAGAGTTGCCCATGGACCTTGAGCAAATCCAGATAGACAGGCTGGTGGAAGAGGTAACTGAAGATCATCGCAACGCCATGTTGGCACGAAATATTCAACTGACAATGGATTTGCGTTCTCTTCTGGTAACTGCCACCCCGAAACAGTTGAAGACAGCCATTGATAATTTATTGGGCAATGCCGTTAAGTTTACTCCTGATTATGGTTCTATCAGCATTACAATGTCGGAGAAAGGAGGGTATCTTCAACTTGTGATTGAGGATACAGGGCCGGGGATCAGCGCGGAGGATCGTGCACAGGTTTTTTTACCGTTTTACCAGGGAACACAGAAAAGCCGTTCGGCGGTAAAAGGCTCAGGTCTTGGACTTGCTGTGAGTAAAGAGTATATTGAGAGCTGCGGTGGTACCCTGCGATTGTTGCCCAGTCTGCAGGGAGCCCGGTTTGAGGTCAGTCTGCCATGTGTATGA
- a CDS encoding ComEA family DNA-binding protein: MKRFYLTLVFLLCLVTAAFAKVNINSATTEELATLKGIGKVKAEAIVAYRSTNGDFKTVEDLTKVKGIGNKIFENIKDDISVDE; encoded by the coding sequence ATGAAACGATTTTATCTAACACTGGTATTCTTGCTTTGTTTGGTCACCGCCGCCTTTGCCAAGGTCAACATCAACAGCGCCACTACCGAAGAATTGGCAACACTTAAAGGTATTGGTAAAGTAAAAGCCGAAGCTATTGTTGCCTATCGTTCCACCAACGGTGATTTCAAAACAGTCGAAGACCTCACCAAGGTTAAGGGCATCGGCAACAAAATTTTCGAAAACATCAAAGACGACATCTCTGTCGACGAGTAA
- a CDS encoding CvpA family protein: MPTINELTCLDLAVLTIFCIFMLRGLWVGLMRQLVSLCALAGSYIVAGQYIGTLLSRTDSVIGHPKVIFFCGFAILFVIAVFCFTMMGKVLHRFIQVILVGWLNRLAGMVLGGCQAALICSLAYMFLASGLSANNDLVRSSYATSFLRQGMTLLHVFIDDPRLRTDLTPKRPAITGDLLTGKPAEKNVEPAKAKHP, encoded by the coding sequence ATGCCGACCATCAATGAACTGACCTGTCTCGATCTTGCAGTTTTAACGATCTTCTGCATTTTTATGCTACGTGGCCTTTGGGTTGGACTGATGCGACAACTGGTGAGTCTATGTGCTCTGGCCGGGAGCTATATTGTTGCCGGACAGTATATCGGTACGCTTTTGTCACGAACCGATTCGGTTATCGGTCATCCCAAGGTAATCTTCTTCTGTGGCTTTGCCATTCTTTTTGTTATCGCTGTTTTTTGTTTTACAATGATGGGTAAAGTGTTGCATCGTTTTATCCAGGTGATCTTAGTGGGTTGGTTGAATCGATTGGCCGGTATGGTACTTGGTGGGTGCCAGGCCGCTTTGATCTGTTCTCTGGCATATATGTTTCTGGCATCCGGTCTGTCAGCGAATAATGATCTGGTGCGCTCATCGTATGCAACATCTTTTCTGCGCCAGGGAATGACACTGTTGCATGTTTTTATTGACGACCCTCGTCTTCGTACTGATTTAACCCCCAAAAGACCGGCAATTACAGGTGACCTGCTTACCGGCAAGCCGGCAGAGAAGAACGTTGAGCCGGCAAAGGCGAAACATCCATGA